The region CCGTGCGTTCAGCTCGCCTTGCTGAACGCCTCGTAGACCTTCTTCGGAATACGGCCGCGGGCGGGCACCTCGAATCCGTTGGACTGCGCCCAGGCCCGCACGGTCGCCGGCGTGGGTGCGATCGGGGTGCGCTTGTAGGCGCGGCCGGAAAGCGTGCGGCGGCGGCCGGCCTCGACGTAGGGCGCCAGCTCGTGACGCAGTTTGTCCGCGTTCTCGGACGAGAGGTCGATCTCGTACCACTGCCCGTCGACGCCGAATGCGATCGTTTCCGCGGCCTCGCCGCCGTCGAGATCATCAGCGAGGGTGACCAGTACGCGTTGCGCCATGGGAATCGGTCCTTTCGTACGCCGTCGGCATGCCGTCGCGATGACCGGCCGGAGTCGCCGGGACCGGTGACCGGGCCGCACCGCCGGGCCTGTTGCGGCCCGGTGCGGTACGGCGTCCGGCCCGGCTGTGGTGTCGCGGGCACGCAGACGCGCAGGTGTCGACAAATGTGCATTCAGGGCGAAGCTGTGCGGTGTCACGGAATGGGATGCAGATGTTACTGATAATTCCCGGCCGTACGTCATCCCAAGCCTGTACGCCATCGGGACCCTATGATTTTCCGCCGCGTTTCCCCAGGTATTTTGACAGCCGATACATAAACGTGATGCATGATCTGCCGCTCATCGGACGGGCGCCCCATATCTACTCGCGTAGAATTTCCCACCAGGTACCCTGGGAGGACCTCACGCACCACACCACCGGGAGTGCCAGTGGCACGCGTCGTAGTCGACGTCATGCTCAAGCCGGAGATCCTCGACCCCCAGGGCCAGGCGGTACAGCGCGCGCTGCCGCGCCTCGGCTTCGACGGGATCTCCGACGTCCGCCAGGGAAAGCGCTTTGAACTCGAGGTCGAGGGGCCGGTCGACGACGCCGCCCTCGCCCGCATTCGGGAGATGGCGGAAACTTTTCTTGCCAACACCGTGATCGAGGACTTCGACGTAAAGGTCGAGTCGTGACTGCCCGCATTGGCGTCGTCACATTTCCCGGCACGCTGGACGACCGCGACACGCAGCGGGCGATCAGCATCGCGGGCGCCGAAGCCGTACCGCTGTGGCACCGCGACAAGGACCTCAAGCAGGTCGACGCGGTCGTTCTGCCCGGCGGGTTCTCCTACGGCGACTATCTGCGGGCCGGTGCGATCTCGCGCTTCTCGCCGGTGATGGGGACGGTTATCGAACAGGCGAACGCAGGAATGCCGGTGCTCGGCATCTGCAACGGTTTCCAGGTGCTGTGCGAAGCGCATCTGCTGCCGGGCGCGATGCTCAGGAACACCGGGCTCCACTTCGTCTGCCGCGACCAGAAGCTGCGGGTCGAGAGCACCGCGACCGCCTGGACCGCCGACTACGCCGCCGGCCAGGAGATCTCCGTCCCGCTCAAGAACATCGACGGCCGCTACACCGCTGACCAGCGCACCCTCGACGAGCTGGAGGCCGAGGGCCGGGTGGCCTTCCGCTACCTCGACGGGAATCCCAACGGCTCGCTCCGCGACATCGCCGGCATCAGCAACGCGGCGGGCAACGTCGTCGGCCTCATGCCGCACCCCGAGCACGCCGTGGAGCCGCTGATCGGCACCGGCCGCACCGACGGCCTCGCGTTCTTCACCTCGGTACTCAAGAAACTGGTCACCGCATGACGCTCGACACGGTCAAGCACGCCGGCGAGACCCCCGACGCCGGCCAGCCCTGGAAGGAACTCGGCCTCAAGGAGGACGAGTACGCCCGCGTCCGGGAGATCCTGGGCCGCCGGCCGACCGGCGCCGAGCTGGCGATGTACTCGGTCATGTGGTCGGAGCACTGCTCGTACAAGTCGAGCAAGGTGCACCTCAAGCAGTTCGGCGAGAAGGCCCCGCAGACCGACGCGCTGCTCGTCGGCATCGGTGAGAACGCCGGTGTGGTGGACGTCGGGCAGGGCTACGCCGTCACCTTCAAGATCGAGTCGCACAACCACCCCTCGTACATCGAGCCCTACCAGGGCGCGGCCACCGGCGTCGGCGGCATCGTGCGCGACATCCTGGCGATGGGCGCGCGGCCGGTCGCGGTCATGGACCCGCTGCGCTTCGGCGCCGCCGACCACCCCGACACCAAGCGCGTGCTGCCCGGCGTCGTCGCCGGCGTCGGCGGCTACGGCAACTGCCTGGGCCTGCCCAACATCGGCGGCGAGGTCGTCTTCGACCCCTGCTACCAGGGCAACCCGCTGGTCAACGCGCTGTGCGTGGGCGTCATGAAGCACGAGGACATCCACCTCGCCCAGGCGTCCGGCGCCGGCAACAAGGTGATCCTCTACGGCGCCAGGACCGGCGGCGACGGCATCGGCGGCGTCTCGGTGCTGGCCAGCGAGACCTTCGACGCGACGGGTCCCTCGCGGCGGCCCGCCGTCCAGGTCGGCGACCCCTTCCAGGAGAAGCTGCTCATCGAGTGCACCCTGGAGATCTTCCGCGAGCAGCTGGTCGCGGGCATCCAGGACCTGGGCGGCGCCGGCCTGTCCTGCGCCACCTCCGAGCTGGCCTCGGCCGGCTCCGGCGGCATGCGGGTCGAGCTGGACACCGTGCCGCTGCGCGACGCGACGCTCTCGCCCGAGGAGATCCTCATGAGCGAGTCGCAGGAGCGGATGTGCGCGATCGTCGAACCCGGCAAGGTCGAGCGCTTCCTGGAGATCTGCGAGAAGTGGGACGTCATCGCCACGGTCATCGGTGAGGTCACCGAGGGCTCGCGGCTGGAGATCTTCTGGCACGGCGAGCAGATCGTGGACGTGCCGCCGCGCTCGGTCGCGCACGAGGGTCCCACCTACCACCGCCCGTACGCCCGCCCCGATTGGCAGGACGCGCTCCAGGCCGACGACGCCGGGAAGCTGGCGCGGCCGTCCACCGCCGAGGAGCTGCGCGAGCAGGTGCTCGCGCTGGTCGGTTCGCCGAACCAGGCGTCCAAGGCGTGGGTCACCGACCAGTACGACCGCTTCGTGCAGGGCAATACGGTGCTGGCGCAGCCCGAGGACTCCGGCGTCATCCGCATCGACGCCGTCACCGACCTCGGCGTGGCCATCGCCACCGACGGCAACGGGCGCTACGCCAAGCTCGACCCGTACGCGGGCGCGCAGCTCGCGCTCGCGGAGGCGTACCGCAATGTCGCCGCGACCGGTGCGAGGCCGCTGGCCGTCTCCGACTGCCTGAACTTCGGGTCGCCCGAGGACCCGGCGGTGATGTGGCAGTTCGCCGAGGCCACCCGCGGTCTGGCCGACGGCTGCCTCGCGCTGGGTACGCCGGTGACCGGCGGCAACGTCTCGCTCTACAACCAGACCGGGGACGCCGCCATCCACCCGACCCCGGTGGTCGCCGTCCTCGGCGTGATCGACGACGTCAACCGGCGTACTCCGATGGCGTTCAAGGAGCCGGGCCAGCTGATCCTGCTGCTCGGCGACACCCGCGAGGAATTCGGCGGTTCGGCCTGGTCGCAGGTCGTCCACGACCACTTGGGCGGGCTGCCGCCCGCGGTGGACCTGGAGCGGGAGCGGCTGCTGGCCGACATCCTCATCTCCGGCTCGCGCGACGGCATGATCGACGCCGCTCACGACCTCTCCGACGGCGGGCTCATCCAGGCGGTGACCGAGTCCTGCCTGCGCGGCGGGCAGGGCGCCCGGCTGGTCGTGCCGGACGGGCTCGACGCCTTCACCTTCCTCTTCTCCGAGTCGGCGGGCCGCGCGATCGTGGCCGTCCCGCGCTCCGAGGAGCTGCGCTTCACCGACATGTGCGGGGCGCGGGGTCTGCCGGTCACCCGGATCGGCGTGATCGACGGCGACGCGGTCGAGGTCCAGGGCGAGTTCACGCTCCCGCTGGCCGAGCTGCGCTCGGTGCACGAGGCGACGATCCCGGGGCTGCTGGCGTAGGAGGTACCCGCTGGCGTGAGGGGTACGTGCTCGCGTGAGAGGTTCTCGCGCGGGTGAGGGGTCCGTGCTCGGGTGAGAGGTCCACGCGGGCCTGAGACCCACGCGCCGGCGTAAGGAGTACGCGCGGGCGTAAGGCGTACACGCGCGGGTGAGAGGGTGTCGCGGAAGCGAGAGCCGGCTTCTTCCGCGGCACCCTCTCGCTGCGGTGATACCCCCTCACGCCGGTGAGGGGTACGCGCTACGGTGACGGGCTCTCCGTCAGTGCCGCCGCGTACGCGTTCCGGTGCGCGACCAGCCACTCCTGCATCCGGTCCCAGCGCGCCCAGCCGGCCCGCCGGGCGACCGCCTCGACGTAGCCGGGGTCGCCGCCCGCGACCCGGCGCTCGACGAAGGCGCGGCCCGCCGCGGTGGCCTGTTCGACGACCGCGGGCAGTTCGGCGCGCTCGGCCGGCGTCAGCCCGTACGCGTCGGCCAGCAGCCGCAGTCGGCCCAACTGGTCCAGCCCGCCCGGATACTGGGCGGCGGTGGAGGTCGGATCGAGCATCGGCACCCAGTAGCGGGCGGTCATCGCCACGTCCCACAGCGGGCGGCCGGGAGCGGCGAGGTCGAAGTCGATCAGGGCGACGGCCCGGCCGCCGCGGAAGACGACGTTCTCCGGGCAGACGTCGTTGTGGCACAGCACGGGTCCGCCCGCCGGGTCGGCCAGTTCACGGTCCCAGTGCGCTCCCGGGTCGATGTCCACCCCGGCGCCCGCGTCGTGCAGTCGCCGCAGCAGCCGGCCCACGGACACCAGCGCGTCCTCCGTCATCGCCCACGCCGGGAACGGCGGCAGGGCCACCTCGCCCTCGACGTAGGTGAGTTGCTCCCGCCCGTCCCCGTCGAGACCCGCGGCGACGGGCGCACCGTCGAAGCCGCGGTCCCGCAGGGCGGCGAGATACGCGTGCACACCGGCCGCGTTCCTGGACGCTGGCCGGTCCACGAGCCCGCCGCGCCGGTAGACCGCACCGGCGTTGGCCATCCCCCCGGCAAGCTGCTCGCCGTCCGGCGCTTCCGTCATGCGGCCCTCCGCGGTCCCTGCCGGGCGACGAAACCAGGATGACCGCGGAGCCTGCGCCCGGGCAGACTGCGGTGAGTGGACCGCAACGCTACAGGCCGGGTGCCCGCGCGTGAGCTGGCGATACGCCATGTCACGGCGCTGTCGCGCGGCGGGCCGATGGACTCGGGACTGCGGGTGACGCTGAATTTCCACCCGGACAGGTCGGCCGCCTGCGGCACGCCGGTCCTGGCGCGGCTCGCCGAGGACGGCGTCTACCGCTCGCAGTTCGTGACCGGTACGAGCAACGGCGGCCTGACCGCGTATCCCGGCGGTGATCGGTGGCGCTGGGAGAGCCGGATGTTCGGCGGCGCCTACGACGACGCACCCGCGCACACCCGCCCGGTCTACGGCGCACTGAACTTCCGTCGGCGCGTGACCGGCGGAGCGCCGCGGTTCGGCTCCGCGCACTTCCGGCTGACCGCCCGAACGCTGCCGCGGGC is a window of Streptomyces sp. NBC_01477 DNA encoding:
- the purL gene encoding phosphoribosylformylglycinamidine synthase subunit PurL translates to MTLDTVKHAGETPDAGQPWKELGLKEDEYARVREILGRRPTGAELAMYSVMWSEHCSYKSSKVHLKQFGEKAPQTDALLVGIGENAGVVDVGQGYAVTFKIESHNHPSYIEPYQGAATGVGGIVRDILAMGARPVAVMDPLRFGAADHPDTKRVLPGVVAGVGGYGNCLGLPNIGGEVVFDPCYQGNPLVNALCVGVMKHEDIHLAQASGAGNKVILYGARTGGDGIGGVSVLASETFDATGPSRRPAVQVGDPFQEKLLIECTLEIFREQLVAGIQDLGGAGLSCATSELASAGSGGMRVELDTVPLRDATLSPEEILMSESQERMCAIVEPGKVERFLEICEKWDVIATVIGEVTEGSRLEIFWHGEQIVDVPPRSVAHEGPTYHRPYARPDWQDALQADDAGKLARPSTAEELREQVLALVGSPNQASKAWVTDQYDRFVQGNTVLAQPEDSGVIRIDAVTDLGVAIATDGNGRYAKLDPYAGAQLALAEAYRNVAATGARPLAVSDCLNFGSPEDPAVMWQFAEATRGLADGCLALGTPVTGGNVSLYNQTGDAAIHPTPVVAVLGVIDDVNRRTPMAFKEPGQLILLLGDTREEFGGSAWSQVVHDHLGGLPPAVDLERERLLADILISGSRDGMIDAAHDLSDGGLIQAVTESCLRGGQGARLVVPDGLDAFTFLFSESAGRAIVAVPRSEELRFTDMCGARGLPVTRIGVIDGDAVEVQGEFTLPLAELRSVHEATIPGLLA
- a CDS encoding phosphotransferase enzyme family protein produces the protein MTEAPDGEQLAGGMANAGAVYRRGGLVDRPASRNAAGVHAYLAALRDRGFDGAPVAAGLDGDGREQLTYVEGEVALPPFPAWAMTEDALVSVGRLLRRLHDAGAGVDIDPGAHWDRELADPAGGPVLCHNDVCPENVVFRGGRAVALIDFDLAAPGRPLWDVAMTARYWVPMLDPTSTAAQYPGGLDQLGRLRLLADAYGLTPAERAELPAVVEQATAAGRAFVERRVAGGDPGYVEAVARRAGWARWDRMQEWLVAHRNAYAAALTESPSP
- a CDS encoding histone-like nucleoid-structuring protein Lsr2 gives rise to the protein MAQRVLVTLADDLDGGEAAETIAFGVDGQWYEIDLSSENADKLRHELAPYVEAGRRRTLSGRAYKRTPIAPTPATVRAWAQSNGFEVPARGRIPKKVYEAFSKAS
- the purQ gene encoding phosphoribosylformylglycinamidine synthase subunit PurQ encodes the protein MTARIGVVTFPGTLDDRDTQRAISIAGAEAVPLWHRDKDLKQVDAVVLPGGFSYGDYLRAGAISRFSPVMGTVIEQANAGMPVLGICNGFQVLCEAHLLPGAMLRNTGLHFVCRDQKLRVESTATAWTADYAAGQEISVPLKNIDGRYTADQRTLDELEAEGRVAFRYLDGNPNGSLRDIAGISNAAGNVVGLMPHPEHAVEPLIGTGRTDGLAFFTSVLKKLVTA
- the purS gene encoding phosphoribosylformylglycinamidine synthase subunit PurS, with amino-acid sequence MARVVVDVMLKPEILDPQGQAVQRALPRLGFDGISDVRQGKRFELEVEGPVDDAALARIREMAETFLANTVIEDFDVKVES